A genomic segment from Geminicoccaceae bacterium SCSIO 64248 encodes:
- a CDS encoding recombinase family protein, with translation MMDGELIPPALLQRKAIVYVRQSTQTQVEVNGEGRRRQYELVDVARRRGFRTVEVIDDDLGRSASGMVVRPGFEKLVAALCAGEIGAVLCFDASRLARNGRDWHHLLELCGLVEARVIDLDGVYDPCRPNDRLLLGMKGSISEFELGVIRARMLDAARAKARRGELRISVPIGYLWHRDTGLDFDPDIRLQQVIRLVFERFHLLGSARQAHLSLSAEGVFFPRPSDGKRLTSFDWTPIRYRNVIGILKNPFYAGTYVYGKSEKRVAVVDGRARRSYGHAKPVEDWEVMIRDHHEGYIDWSEYERNQSVLAANAYGRVGGQKSGRGGRALLAGMLTCARCGRGLAVVYAGVQPGRPTYRCDRPNLMLGLPRCLGFGGSRVDAAIAAEIIRVVKPMAIEAALEAERMHWEGKAECRRVAALDLEQAQYDASLAERRYATCDPDNRLIAAQLEKQWEVALRRVEDCRARLTAIAAPDPASPAPDFGGMAEDLAAAWSAPGVTTRTRQQLIRALVADIIADVDEAMREVVLIIHWRGGQHSELRVRKPATGEHGCHTPDEALAVMARMATRFCDADIAATLNRMGIRTGQGKTWTAPRVGSIRKIHGIDAYRSADKAGIWLTMREAAVKLGVTSHVIRRLIQDGVLPAEQVVPGAPWQIQAKDLDAQPVIDALANKNRPRRPSAQGQFPMFPNT, from the coding sequence ATGATGGACGGTGAGCTCATTCCGCCAGCGCTCTTGCAGCGCAAGGCAATCGTCTATGTCCGGCAGTCGACTCAGACCCAGGTGGAGGTCAACGGTGAGGGACGCCGCCGCCAGTATGAACTGGTCGACGTCGCCCGGCGCCGCGGCTTCCGGACCGTCGAGGTGATCGACGACGATCTGGGCCGTTCGGCGAGCGGCATGGTGGTGCGGCCAGGCTTCGAGAAGCTTGTCGCCGCACTTTGCGCGGGCGAGATCGGGGCGGTGCTGTGCTTCGACGCCTCGCGGCTGGCCCGCAATGGCCGGGACTGGCATCATCTGCTCGAACTCTGCGGGCTGGTCGAGGCGCGCGTCATCGACCTCGACGGCGTCTACGACCCCTGTCGTCCGAATGACCGCCTGTTGCTCGGCATGAAGGGCAGCATCAGCGAGTTCGAGCTCGGCGTCATCCGGGCGCGCATGCTTGACGCCGCCCGTGCGAAGGCGCGCCGCGGCGAACTTCGCATCAGCGTGCCGATCGGCTACCTCTGGCATCGTGACACTGGGCTCGACTTCGATCCGGACATCCGGCTGCAGCAGGTGATCCGGCTGGTGTTCGAGCGCTTCCACCTGCTCGGCAGCGCTCGCCAGGCCCATCTGTCGCTGAGCGCGGAAGGGGTGTTCTTCCCAAGACCGTCCGACGGCAAGCGGCTGACGTCCTTCGACTGGACGCCGATCCGCTACCGCAACGTCATCGGCATCCTGAAGAACCCCTTCTACGCAGGCACCTATGTCTACGGCAAAAGCGAGAAGCGGGTCGCCGTGGTCGATGGACGGGCGCGGAGGTCCTACGGCCATGCCAAGCCGGTCGAGGATTGGGAGGTGATGATCCGCGATCACCACGAAGGCTATATCGACTGGAGCGAGTATGAGCGCAACCAGTCCGTGCTCGCCGCCAATGCCTACGGCCGCGTCGGCGGTCAGAAGTCGGGGCGGGGCGGTCGCGCACTGCTGGCGGGTATGCTGACCTGCGCACGCTGCGGGCGCGGGTTGGCGGTCGTCTACGCAGGCGTGCAACCTGGCCGCCCGACCTATCGCTGCGACCGCCCGAACCTGATGCTGGGCCTGCCGCGCTGCCTCGGCTTCGGCGGTTCCCGAGTGGACGCGGCGATCGCGGCGGAGATAATTCGGGTGGTCAAGCCGATGGCCATCGAGGCGGCGCTGGAGGCCGAGCGGATGCATTGGGAGGGCAAGGCAGAGTGCCGGCGCGTCGCCGCACTCGATCTCGAGCAGGCACAATACGACGCCTCGCTCGCCGAGCGGCGCTACGCCACCTGCGACCCCGACAACCGGCTCATCGCAGCCCAACTCGAGAAGCAGTGGGAGGTCGCGCTGCGGCGCGTCGAGGATTGCCGGGCGCGCCTCACCGCGATTGCTGCTCCCGATCCCGCGTCGCCGGCGCCCGACTTCGGCGGGATGGCCGAGGACCTCGCCGCAGCGTGGTCGGCGCCCGGCGTCACGACCCGCACCCGACAGCAGCTCATCCGAGCGCTGGTCGCCGACATCATCGCCGATGTCGACGAGGCGATGCGCGAGGTGGTGCTGATCATCCATTGGCGCGGCGGGCAGCACTCTGAACTGCGCGTGCGCAAGCCCGCGACTGGCGAACACGGCTGCCACACACCGGACGAGGCTCTCGCCGTGATGGCGCGTATGGCGACGCGCTTCTGCGACGCGGATATCGCCGCCACGCTCAATCGGATGGGCATCCGCACCGGCCAGGGCAAGACCTGGACGGCGCCCCGCGTCGGCTCCATCCGCAAGATTCACGGTATCGACGCCTACCGCTCCGCCGACAAGGCCGGCATCTGGCTCACCATGCGCGAGGCCGCCGTCAAGCTCGGGGTCACGAGCCATGTCATCCGGCGACTGATCCAGGATGGCGTGCTGCCTGCCGAGCAGGTCGTGCCGGGCGCACCATGGCAAATTCAGGCCAAAGATCTCGATGCCCAGCCCGTCATCGACGCCCTTGCGAACAAAAATCGCCCGCGTCGCCCATCCGCGCAAGGGCAATTTCCAATGTTTCCAAATACTTGA
- the tnpB gene encoding IS66 family insertion sequence element accessory protein TnpB (TnpB, as the term is used for proteins encoded by IS66 family insertion elements, is considered an accessory protein, since TnpC, encoded by a neighboring gene, is a DDE family transposase.) translates to MIGLPPGVRILIAMKPVDFRKGADGLAAFAREVLQQDPFSGTVLVFRAKRADRVKIVAWDGSGLVMLWKRLDDGAFKWPPVTDGVMRLTSAQLSALVEGLDWSRVHALRAKRPSAVR, encoded by the coding sequence GTGATCGGCCTTCCGCCGGGCGTGCGGATCCTGATCGCGATGAAGCCGGTCGACTTCCGCAAGGGCGCCGACGGCCTGGCTGCTTTCGCCAGGGAGGTCCTGCAGCAGGATCCGTTCTCGGGCACGGTTCTGGTGTTCCGGGCCAAGCGTGCCGACCGGGTGAAGATCGTTGCCTGGGACGGCAGTGGGCTGGTCATGCTCTGGAAGCGGCTCGACGACGGGGCGTTCAAGTGGCCGCCGGTCACGGACGGGGTGATGCGGCTGACCTCGGCCCAGCTCTCGGCGCTCGTCGAAGGGCTCGATTGGTCACGGGTTCACGCGCTTCGAGCCAAGCGGCCGAGCGCGGTCCGCTAG
- a CDS encoding transposase translates to MRRIEVITGVGGRRRWSLDDKARIIAATLEPGANVSDIARRHGLRPQQIFTWRRQARRLSSVGDEMTFMPVVVDQVPTLPSPRSRRGTTSSASSATVPAPIELKIGRAVLRVREGADPRALAAVVRALKRNR, encoded by the coding sequence GTGCGTCGGATCGAGGTGATCACCGGGGTGGGCGGTCGCCGGCGGTGGTCGCTCGACGACAAGGCACGGATCATCGCGGCGACTCTCGAACCCGGCGCCAACGTTTCGGACATCGCACGCCGCCATGGTCTGCGGCCCCAGCAGATCTTCACGTGGCGCCGGCAGGCGCGGCGCCTTTCGTCTGTCGGCGACGAGATGACGTTCATGCCGGTCGTGGTTGACCAAGTGCCGACACTGCCCTCGCCGCGAAGTCGAAGAGGAACGACCTCAAGCGCGAGTTCGGCGACGGTGCCGGCGCCGATCGAGTTGAAGATCGGCCGGGCGGTGCTGCGGGTCCGCGAGGGTGCTGATCCGCGGGCCCTGGCGGCGGTCGTTCGCGCGCTCAAGCGCAACCGGTGA
- a CDS encoding RES family NAD+ phosphorylase, with protein MLLWRLSGERHARSFDGGYGLLYDGRWNSAGHAVTYCATSPSLCVLEKLVHVENPDLLPALVMVRYAVPDGLGLESFSVTELPEAWRLQETWTQQRGDQWHLNSKTPLLRVPSAIVPLDGSPDMNVLINHRHSAASEISLVSAEPFVLDTRLF; from the coding sequence ATGCTTTTGTGGCGCTTGTCCGGCGAACGGCACGCCCGCTCGTTCGATGGCGGCTATGGTTTGCTTTATGACGGACGCTGGAACAGCGCAGGGCACGCGGTCACCTACTGCGCCACCTCGCCATCGCTGTGCGTGCTCGAGAAGCTGGTGCATGTCGAGAATCCCGATCTGCTGCCCGCCCTCGTCATGGTGCGCTATGCGGTACCCGACGGCCTTGGCCTTGAGAGCTTTTCGGTTACAGAGCTCCCGGAAGCGTGGCGGCTGCAGGAGACATGGACGCAGCAGCGCGGCGACCAGTGGCACCTCAACTCAAAGACGCCGCTCCTGCGTGTGCCCTCAGCCATCGTCCCTCTCGACGGCTCGCCCGACATGAACGTCCTGATCAATCATCGGCATTCCGCAGCAAGCGAGATCTCGCTCGTCTCAGCCGAGCCGTTCGTGCTCGACACCCGTTTGTTCTAG
- a CDS encoding DUF2384 domain-containing protein, whose amino-acid sequence MTAVVEEVVRKLGGPSVLGQAIHSQADLALAVLRRLPLVTLKNLAQAGLTEQEIERFVIPQRTRRHRAEKNQPLTIEESDRAVRLLRIQTMAEDTFGSREKATSWLRRPLAELRGETPLAITQTESGARVIETLLAKIAWGAAA is encoded by the coding sequence ATGACCGCCGTTGTCGAGGAAGTGGTCCGCAAGCTTGGCGGCCCATCCGTGCTCGGCCAAGCCATTCACTCGCAAGCTGATCTCGCACTCGCCGTGCTTCGGCGCCTGCCGCTCGTCACGCTCAAGAATCTGGCCCAAGCCGGCCTGACGGAACAGGAGATCGAACGCTTCGTCATCCCGCAGCGGACGCGACGGCATCGGGCCGAGAAAAACCAGCCTCTCACGATCGAGGAATCCGATCGTGCCGTCCGCTTGCTGCGCATTCAGACCATGGCCGAGGACACGTTCGGCAGCAGGGAGAAGGCCACAAGCTGGCTGCGGCGTCCCCTGGCTGAGTTGCGCGGCGAGACGCCGCTCGCCATCACCCAGACCGAGTCCGGTGCCCGGGTCATCGAGACCCTTCTTGCCAAGATCGCCTGGGGTGCTGCCGCCTGA
- a CDS encoding glutathione S-transferase N-terminal domain-containing protein, with protein MIDLYFWPTPNGKKVTILLEELGTPYRIVPINIGRGDQFQTSFLAISPNNRMPAIVDTEPHDGGAPISIFESGAILFYLAEKDGRLWPQDDFRAKYEVSQWVIWQMANQGPKFGERGHFARLDASFGDQSYAQRRYNDEVHRLYGVMNNQLYNRPYLAGNAYSIADIVSYPWTVSWRQQGVDFDEFVYVKRWFEELSARPAVQRGLAVTAGPVEDPASLTPEEQDRRRKILYNQRARPVPGV; from the coding sequence ATGATCGATCTCTACTTCTGGCCGACCCCCAATGGCAAAAAAGTGACGATTCTGCTTGAGGAACTTGGTACGCCCTACCGGATCGTCCCGATCAATATCGGACGAGGCGACCAGTTTCAGACCAGCTTTCTCGCGATCAGTCCCAACAATCGAATGCCGGCGATCGTCGACACGGAACCGCACGACGGCGGCGCGCCCATCAGCATATTCGAGTCGGGCGCTATCCTGTTCTACCTCGCCGAGAAGGACGGTCGCCTGTGGCCACAGGACGATTTCAGAGCCAAATATGAGGTCAGCCAGTGGGTGATTTGGCAGATGGCCAACCAGGGGCCCAAGTTTGGCGAACGCGGACATTTCGCGAGGCTCGATGCGAGCTTCGGCGATCAATCGTACGCCCAACGCCGCTACAACGACGAGGTGCATCGCCTTTACGGGGTGATGAACAATCAACTCTACAATCGACCCTATTTGGCGGGCAACGCCTATTCAATCGCCGACATCGTCTCCTATCCCTGGACGGTGTCCTGGCGGCAACAAGGTGTCGACTTCGACGAGTTTGTCTACGTCAAGCGCTGGTTCGAGGAGTTATCGGCCCGACCCGCTGTCCAGCGGGGCTTGGCCGTCACCGCTGGGCCAGTCGAGGATCCCGCCAGTCTCACGCCTGAGGAACAGGATCGGCGGCGCAAGATCCTCTACAACCAGCGGGCGCGCCCGGTTCCCGGCGTTTGA
- a CDS encoding CmcJ/NvfI family oxidoreductase, with the protein MAVDTIESATTEIVAVEAELQFALHTTEKPYTYAGDPPGGVPKSRGEHRSHKVRVENARPIADRLSVDVQGFAVVHRPTTVANLFDEAQTLALGHPETADLVKEVTGASRVVVFDHTVRRRTEGGLDREAGIPRQPVARVHVDQTDSSGPKRVREIMGAQAEQILGRRAAIINVWRPIAYPARDWPLVLGDARSFQPQDLIATDLIFPHRRGETYGIAYNADQRWLYVPDLRPEEAILIKCWDSDPTLARFAPHSGFADPTTPAGTPPRQSIEFRTIAFFD; encoded by the coding sequence ATGGCTGTCGATACAATCGAGTCAGCGACGACAGAGATCGTCGCAGTTGAGGCCGAGCTCCAATTCGCGCTCCATACAACGGAAAAACCTTACACCTACGCAGGTGATCCGCCCGGCGGTGTGCCGAAGTCTCGTGGTGAACACCGCAGCCATAAGGTCCGTGTAGAGAATGCTCGTCCCATTGCGGATCGGCTGAGCGTCGATGTCCAAGGCTTTGCGGTGGTGCATCGGCCAACCACGGTTGCGAACCTGTTTGATGAAGCCCAGACCCTTGCGCTCGGTCACCCCGAAACCGCAGACCTGGTCAAGGAGGTGACCGGCGCCTCCCGCGTCGTGGTATTCGATCACACCGTCAGACGGCGCACCGAGGGTGGGTTGGATCGCGAAGCCGGCATCCCCCGCCAACCCGTTGCCCGGGTCCACGTTGATCAGACGGATTCGTCCGGCCCGAAGCGGGTCCGTGAGATTATGGGCGCGCAGGCTGAGCAGATCCTGGGCAGGCGAGCCGCAATCATCAATGTGTGGCGGCCGATCGCTTATCCGGCCCGCGACTGGCCTCTCGTGCTGGGTGATGCGCGCAGCTTTCAGCCGCAGGATCTGATCGCGACCGATCTCATTTTTCCGCACCGGCGCGGAGAGACCTATGGCATCGCCTACAATGCAGATCAGCGTTGGCTCTACGTACCGGATTTGCGGCCCGAGGAAGCCATCCTGATCAAATGCTGGGATTCAGACCCCACTCTGGCACGCTTCGCACCGCATAGCGGCTTTGCCGATCCGACGACGCCAGCCGGCACGCCGCCGCGTCAGAGCATCGAGTTTCGAACAATCGCCTTCTTCGACTGA
- a CDS encoding ABC transporter substrate-binding protein: MTLKKVKNEISGTVFSLPYLVAKELGFFADEGLDVELIRRSGVHGSEHGAIKLIENHALVSSFGLRSPFEAGETALYRACEWGQVRRTQDSVVGGQVVAKRAARASQAIVVPPDSSILVPQDLADVPIGVNFHHGSHYVALQLLEGFLPRREIKVVHVEGANRFLALRDGHVDAAAVMEPWITVAEKLGYRIIAEAHYVGLEIGSPDLDGATFAAIDRAVRKAVKALKDDPYPYVKYLIADVDPGIVQLEPTDFSRSRLRYEDPAPYAQRDFDRTYEWMLSWGLIKPDDTYGHLVDNRLVEVV, encoded by the coding sequence ATGACGTTGAAGAAAGTGAAGAACGAAATCAGCGGCACAGTTTTTTCGCTTCCGTATCTTGTCGCGAAAGAACTCGGCTTTTTTGCGGACGAAGGCCTGGACGTCGAGTTGATCCGCCGAAGCGGTGTCCACGGGTCGGAGCACGGCGCGATCAAGCTCATAGAAAATCACGCTCTCGTCAGCTCGTTTGGTCTGCGCTCGCCATTCGAGGCCGGTGAAACGGCGCTTTATCGTGCCTGCGAGTGGGGGCAGGTGCGGCGCACGCAGGACAGCGTCGTGGGTGGGCAGGTCGTCGCCAAGCGGGCAGCGCGAGCGAGCCAGGCGATCGTCGTGCCTCCGGACTCTTCCATCCTGGTTCCGCAGGACCTGGCCGACGTGCCGATTGGCGTGAACTTCCATCACGGATCGCACTACGTCGCGTTGCAGTTGCTCGAGGGGTTCCTGCCGCGTCGAGAGATCAAGGTCGTGCATGTCGAGGGGGCCAATCGCTTCCTCGCGTTGCGCGACGGACATGTCGATGCGGCAGCGGTTATGGAGCCGTGGATCACCGTCGCCGAGAAACTCGGCTACCGAATCATTGCCGAAGCCCACTATGTTGGACTTGAGATCGGCAGTCCGGACCTTGACGGCGCTACGTTCGCCGCGATCGATCGTGCGGTCCGCAAGGCGGTGAAGGCCCTGAAGGATGACCCTTACCCTTATGTCAAATATCTGATTGCGGATGTCGATCCCGGCATCGTCCAGCTGGAGCCCACAGACTTTTCACGCAGCCGCCTCCGGTACGAGGATCCTGCGCCATACGCGCAGCGGGACTTTGACCGTACCTACGAGTGGATGCTGAGCTGGGGGTTGATCAAACCGGACGATACGTACGGTCACCTCGTCGACAACCGCTTGGTCGAGGTGGTCTAA
- a CDS encoding ABC transporter substrate-binding protein produces the protein MVTNLSVYASAMPWSHARALSIGFLAGVAILTVCNSPATAQQADLKDVSLTIGIQSSGSDVVPAILEASGAFDDAPYEVTWANFDGANAAVEALNAGAIDLDVGLNFSTPVLNQANASQAWTVDNRPYAIVGANLQLNRAGTAIVVRPDAGIKTVSDLDGRTVTFARGTANHYFFAIAAQEAGLSLDDVTLALMPLSEARGAFVGGAVDALVTNVNNARPLITGGDGVILATSEGLYDSYAWLVARPEVLADPDREAAVADVIKRLQHASLWHAGHVDTVAEIFERVGRQSPEDAQINARESITAYVPIDHTVIAANQRQAEVFFEAGVAANEIDASIGFDHRFNAIVTEHPGPTQPTAGN, from the coding sequence ATGGTTACCAACCTCTCAGTCTACGCGAGCGCGATGCCCTGGAGTCATGCGCGCGCACTGTCCATCGGCTTTCTGGCCGGTGTGGCAATCCTTACCGTGTGCAACAGTCCGGCCACCGCTCAACAGGCGGACCTGAAGGATGTCAGTCTCACAATCGGCATTCAAAGCAGTGGGAGCGATGTCGTCCCCGCCATCTTGGAGGCATCGGGCGCCTTTGACGACGCACCGTATGAGGTCACCTGGGCGAACTTCGATGGAGCGAACGCCGCGGTGGAAGCACTCAACGCAGGTGCGATCGATCTCGACGTTGGCCTCAACTTCTCGACGCCCGTGCTCAATCAGGCAAATGCGTCGCAAGCGTGGACGGTCGACAACCGGCCTTATGCAATCGTTGGAGCGAATTTGCAGTTGAATCGAGCGGGAACCGCCATCGTTGTGCGGCCGGACGCGGGCATCAAGACGGTAAGTGACTTAGACGGTCGCACCGTAACCTTCGCCCGTGGTACGGCGAATCACTATTTCTTCGCCATTGCGGCGCAAGAAGCCGGTCTCTCTCTCGACGACGTGACGCTTGCGTTGATGCCGTTGTCCGAAGCCCGCGGCGCGTTCGTCGGAGGGGCGGTCGACGCGCTCGTGACGAACGTCAACAACGCGCGCCCTCTGATCACCGGCGGCGACGGAGTCATCCTGGCCACATCCGAGGGCCTTTACGACAGCTATGCGTGGCTCGTTGCTCGACCCGAAGTGCTCGCGGATCCTGACCGAGAAGCCGCTGTTGCTGATGTCATCAAGCGGCTGCAGCATGCGAGTCTTTGGCATGCCGGTCATGTCGATACTGTCGCGGAGATCTTCGAACGGGTCGGGCGGCAATCGCCAGAAGACGCGCAGATCAACGCACGCGAGAGCATTACCGCTTATGTCCCGATCGACCACACGGTCATCGCTGCGAATCAGCGTCAGGCGGAAGTGTTCTTCGAGGCTGGCGTTGCGGCAAACGAGATCGATGCGAGCATCGGCTTCGACCATCGCTTCAATGCGATCGTCACCGAGCATCCCGGACCGACTCAACCGACCGCTGGAAACTGA
- a CDS encoding ABC transporter permease produces MSVVTFDRRVERSTDTVAPGDHQQTPRLHGAVVDLGATAKAQKPKFEVPRELRHFYGPGSLLLVWTALSAIGVFGPRVFPAPWAVVAAGIDLTRSGVLQEHLWASLQRVFLGFAVGLVIGLTLAVIAGTMRRFEDTIDSSMQIMKAIPNFTLVPLLVIWMGINEAPKVTLIVLSVSVPVYINTYGAIRNVDSRLVESAVTLGLNRWQRVWHIILPGAVPGFLISLRFALTSAWLALVFAETINAQRGLGALMNDARSWWQLDVMVLVIAIYALLGLISYSFVRFLERRLLVWRRGYKGE; encoded by the coding sequence ATGTCGGTCGTTACGTTTGATCGTCGTGTCGAGCGCAGCACAGACACGGTGGCCCCTGGTGACCATCAGCAAACGCCTCGGCTGCATGGTGCCGTTGTCGACCTCGGCGCCACCGCGAAAGCACAAAAGCCCAAATTCGAGGTGCCACGTGAGCTTCGACATTTTTATGGTCCGGGCAGCCTTCTCCTCGTGTGGACGGCGCTAAGTGCAATCGGCGTCTTCGGCCCACGCGTCTTTCCCGCGCCTTGGGCGGTGGTCGCGGCAGGCATCGACCTGACGCGAAGTGGCGTTCTGCAAGAGCATCTTTGGGCTTCGCTACAGCGCGTCTTCTTAGGCTTTGCTGTGGGCCTCGTGATCGGACTGACGCTGGCGGTCATTGCTGGCACGATGCGCCGGTTCGAGGACACGATCGACTCCTCGATGCAAATCATGAAGGCGATCCCAAACTTCACGCTCGTCCCGTTGCTGGTCATCTGGATGGGGATTAACGAAGCGCCAAAAGTGACGTTGATCGTCCTCAGCGTCAGCGTGCCGGTGTACATCAACACGTATGGTGCCATCCGGAATGTCGACAGCCGCCTTGTCGAATCCGCGGTGACGCTTGGCCTTAATCGCTGGCAAAGAGTCTGGCACATCATATTGCCGGGTGCCGTGCCGGGTTTTCTCATCAGTCTGCGCTTCGCGCTGACCAGTGCATGGCTCGCGCTCGTGTTTGCCGAGACGATCAATGCCCAACGCGGGCTTGGAGCGTTGATGAACGATGCCCGGTCCTGGTGGCAACTCGACGTCATGGTTCTGGTGATTGCGATCTACGCGCTTCTCGGCCTGATCAGTTATAGCTTCGTGCGCTTTCTAGAGCGACGTCTGCTCGTTTGGCGGCGCGGCTACAAAGGCGAGTGA
- a CDS encoding ABC transporter ATP-binding protein, protein MAGAIVEPEFRISQEARPTAAVHCRRLRRAFGEREVISELSIDIMPGEFVALLGRSGSGKSTFLRALAGLDAEIEGDLKVAERRAVVFQDARLIPWKRVRANVALGVRGSGTAERVRRVLEEVGLSDHSDAWPATLSGGEGQRVALARALAREPDLLLLDEPFGALDALTRLKMHGLLRKLCARYRPAVLLVTHDVDEAIMLAERIVVLDDGRIGLDVQVDVPKGNNCFETLAIGLRTRLLHELGVHDDRA, encoded by the coding sequence ATGGCAGGCGCGATCGTGGAACCCGAATTTCGTATTTCGCAAGAGGCGCGACCGACCGCAGCAGTGCATTGCCGTCGCCTTCGGCGCGCATTCGGAGAGCGGGAGGTCATCTCCGAATTGTCGATTGACATCATGCCGGGTGAGTTCGTAGCGCTTCTCGGCCGCAGCGGCTCAGGCAAAAGCACCTTTTTGCGTGCCCTCGCCGGCCTCGATGCCGAGATCGAAGGTGACCTGAAGGTCGCGGAGCGCCGTGCGGTGGTCTTCCAGGATGCGCGTCTGATCCCTTGGAAGCGCGTCCGGGCGAATGTTGCGCTCGGCGTGAGAGGTTCGGGTACGGCCGAACGAGTACGACGAGTCCTCGAAGAAGTCGGACTTTCTGACCACAGCGACGCGTGGCCGGCGACGCTGTCGGGCGGCGAGGGGCAACGTGTGGCGTTGGCACGCGCCCTGGCGCGTGAGCCCGATCTTCTTCTCCTGGATGAGCCTTTCGGAGCGCTCGATGCCCTGACACGCCTCAAGATGCATGGGCTCTTACGCAAGCTATGCGCCCGGTATCGGCCCGCCGTTCTTCTTGTTACGCATGATGTCGACGAGGCGATCATGCTCGCGGAGCGAATCGTCGTTCTTGATGACGGGCGTATCGGATTGGACGTGCAGGTGGACGTTCCGAAAGGCAACAACTGCTTTGAGACGCTTGCCATCGGGCTCCGGACGAGGCTGTTGCACGAGCTCGGTGTTCATGATGATCGAGCGTGA
- a CDS encoding IclR family transcriptional regulator: MAGRTEEDTAPSGLDAGVGSPLHNQSVLKAVALIGCFVGATEGQTLTELARRTNMSMSTAYRMLQTLTSTGVLRRLASEDRYAVGPLLLSLAGSVYSNNGYALVLEHLKALAVETGETVSFGIRDEACVAVLISVPSSHPFGVRVQSGERIPIHLSAMGKILLARSVDDPEHAARSVLPLLKATPKTITRVNDLARSLAKAKSDGFAISDEERYLGVRSIAIPIEQSDTYAAMALEVHGPSARMTNPRMSEIVAQMRVAAESISHLPVIERLAR, translated from the coding sequence ATGGCAGGGCGAACCGAGGAAGACACAGCGCCGAGCGGATTGGACGCAGGGGTCGGGTCGCCGCTGCACAATCAGTCAGTGTTGAAAGCGGTCGCGCTGATCGGCTGTTTCGTCGGGGCTACGGAAGGTCAGACGCTCACCGAGCTCGCTCGACGGACGAACATGAGCATGAGCACGGCCTACCGTATGCTCCAGACTCTAACGTCGACGGGTGTCTTGAGGCGCTTGGCAAGCGAGGACCGATATGCCGTTGGCCCGCTGCTCCTGAGCCTTGCCGGCTCGGTGTATTCGAACAACGGATACGCGCTCGTCCTGGAGCATCTCAAGGCTCTGGCTGTCGAGACCGGTGAGACCGTCAGTTTCGGCATACGGGACGAGGCGTGCGTCGCCGTCTTAATCTCAGTGCCGTCGTCACACCCGTTTGGCGTGCGGGTCCAGTCCGGTGAGCGCATCCCTATCCATCTGAGCGCCATGGGCAAGATTCTGCTGGCCAGGTCGGTCGATGATCCCGAGCACGCCGCGCGTAGCGTTCTCCCACTTCTCAAGGCGACGCCCAAGACGATCACGCGGGTGAACGACCTCGCTCGGAGCCTCGCCAAAGCGAAGTCGGACGGCTTTGCCATTTCGGATGAGGAGCGCTATCTCGGCGTCCGCTCGATTGCGATCCCGATTGAGCAAAGCGACACCTACGCAGCGATGGCGCTCGAGGTCCACGGTCCGAGCGCGCGGATGACGAATCCGCGAATGAGTGAGATCGTCGCGCAGATGCGGGTTGCCGCCGAGTCAATTTCTCACCTGCCTGTGATTGAGCGCCTCGCCCGATAG